A window of the Cicer arietinum cultivar CDC Frontier isolate Library 1 chromosome 6, Cicar.CDCFrontier_v2.0, whole genome shotgun sequence genome harbors these coding sequences:
- the LOC101509422 gene encoding very-long-chain 3-oxoacyl-CoA reductase-like protein At1g24470 encodes MLRITKRNMEHKNCDFQLAVFIIFPCLGLILTFNYFISFITWIFKMCLRSEKHLIKSYGSWAIITGATDGIGKAFAYQLAHRNLNLIIVSRNSKKLETVENEIKTKYPHVQIKTITVDFSGDITVGLREIEVLGRDLDVGILINNVGITYPKAMFFHEVKEEMWMKIVSVNIESMMRVTKGVLCGMMERKKGMIVNVGSGAGVLVPSHPLFTIYAATKAFVDRFSRSLYVEYKQYGIDVQCQLPLYVATNMVSKVAYIRRESLFIPTPEDYARAAIRQIGYGPKCTPYWAHSVQWAFARLIPDPLLDYWRLSIGMRRRNHKH; translated from the exons ATGTTGAGAATCACAAAGCGCAATATGGAGCATAAGAATTGTGATTTCCAACTAGCAGTGTTCATCATCTTCCCATGCCTCGGTTTAATCCTAACCTTCAACTACTTCATCTCATTCATCACATGGATCTTCAAGATGTGCCTCCGATCTGAAAAGCACCTCATCAAATCCTACGGTTCATGGGCTATAATCACCGGAGCAACCGATGGCATCGGAAAAGCCTTCGCTTACCAACTAGCACACAGAAATCTCAACCTAATTATCGTCAGTAGAAATTCAAAGAAACTCGAAACAGTTGAAAacgaaatcaaaacaaaataccCTCACGTTCAGATTAAAACCATCACTGTGGATTTTTCCGGCGACATTACGGTGGGTCTCCGGGAAATAGAAGTTTTGGGACGTGATTTGGATGTTGGAATTTTGATTAACAATGTGGGAATTACTTATCCTAAGGCTATGTTCTTTCATGAAGTGAAGGAGGAAATGTGGATGAAGATTGTTAGTGTGAACATTGAAAGTATGATGAGAGTAACGAAAGGTGTTTTGTGTGGGATGATGGAAAGGAAGAAGGGTATGATTGTAAATGTTGGGTCTGGTGCAGGGGTACTAGTGCCTTCACATCCTCTGTTTACAATCTATGCTGCAACTAAAGC TTTTGTGGATCGATTTTCAAGATCTTTATACGTGGAGTACAAACAATATGGGATCGACGTACAATGCCAg CTCCCACTTTATGTTGCGACGAACATGGTATCAAAAGTAGCATATATTAGGAGAGAATCTTTATTCATACCAACACCTGAAGATTATGCAAGAGCTGCTATTCGTCAAATTGGGTATGGACCAAAGTGCACACCTTATTGGGCTCACTCAGTTCAATGGGCCTTTGCACGCTTAATCCCCGACCCACTTCTTGATTATTGGCGCCTGTCCATTGGTATGCGACGCAGGAATCACAAGCACTAG